Proteins encoded within one genomic window of Patescibacteria group bacterium:
- a CDS encoding inorganic diphosphatase has product MFQDFEKITAGEKAPEIVNALIEIPRGSNNKYELDKKLGVLRLDRALYSSVFCPIDYGFIPQTLSQDGDPLDILVLGSEPVVPGCLVEARPIGLLNMIDSGRWDHKVLAVQEHNPRWQKIRTLNEVKELNPHLLEEIKHYFKVYKELQGKKVEVKDWENSDSAQKEILASMKRYQENHKIK; this is encoded by the coding sequence ATGTTTCAGGATTTTGAAAAAATCACTGCTGGAGAAAAAGCGCCCGAAATAGTTAATGCTTTGATTGAGATTCCTCGCGGCAGCAATAACAAGTATGAGCTGGATAAAAAGCTCGGGGTGCTGCGTTTAGACCGGGCTTTGTATTCTTCGGTTTTCTGCCCGATTGATTATGGTTTTATCCCCCAGACTTTATCTCAAGACGGCGATCCTTTGGATATTTTGGTTTTGGGCAGTGAACCGGTTGTGCCCGGCTGTTTGGTTGAAGCCCGGCCGATTGGCTTGTTAAATATGATTGATTCGGGACGTTGGGACCACAAAGTTTTAGCTGTTCAAGAACATAATCCTCGCTGGCAAAAAATCAGAACTTTGAACGAAGTGAAGGAGCTCAACCCCCATTTATTGGAAGAGATTAAGCACTACTTTAAAGTTTACAAAGAGCTTCAAGGCAAAAAAGTTGAGGTTAAGGATTGGGAAAACTCTGATTCAGCCCAAAAAGAGATTTTGGCCTCAATGAAAAGGTATCAGGAAAACCATAAGATTAAATAG